From Erigeron canadensis isolate Cc75 chromosome 5, C_canadensis_v1, whole genome shotgun sequence:
TGTAAGTCTCACTTGAGACATTTGAGGTAAATATTAGGTGGTTGTATGTGTGTAGTTCTCTGTCTATAAAAGAAATATCTTAGGAGAATGGTTGACTTTGAAAGTTTGAAGATATAAGTCCAAAGCTGTAACTTTAAGCTAGAAACTAAGCAGCTACTTATAATGTCAGGTTCaagttttttagtttctttaataaatcaCAAAGAATAATTTGTATTTGATTGTATTGAATGAATCCGATATACAAGAGCTATATAAATAGGCTTATGTAGACATGATGACCTAGTAACTTAATCGTAATAGGAAGCAAATTCTAAtgtaagttttatttaaaatatatctaaagATGGTTTTCTAATAAAAGTTTGCAACGCTGCTTCTCGGATCAAGGCTTAGAATTAGAAATGACTAGTTATATTAGCATTTCATACAGAAATAGAAAATCTAAGATCGATTATTGGGTCAATTTAATCGATCATAAAATTTCAGGTGTTCTGCTTATCAATTTAAGGAGGTATTGCTTTTATGCATTACTGAGGTAAAAGTCTAGATTTAAATGGACTCAGAGTCATCATGTTTACAAATTAGCTGCatctattttttgttttgatttcttaAAACTATATAATGCTGTTTGCTACTATTCTGTTGGTGatgtactctttttttttttcttcaaatcttTCTGCTGGAGTGTGTCATGTCGTCATGCGATTCTCATACTTTGAAAGAAGTATATTTATTTACCTGGATTATGGAGAAAGATCTGTGGAAGTATATTTAGTAATCTTTGTTTGCCTCTTAGGATCTTTAATAATAGTTCTGGCCATGAATAAAAGGTAGTCAGACGATAATCTTGgctattaaatatatgtaaagaGCTTAAGTCGTAGGGTTTGAATTTTCTGAACTAGAGGTGCTAAACTGCTAATCAACCCTACTTCTGAATGGGTCGATTTGGCTACAGTTCAAATTTAACGGGTCAAACAGGTAAATTAAAAGTATGAACCAGGTTTATGTTAAGATCAGTTCCTCATGGCCCTTATTTTGCAGAAGGGTTTCACCAGACAGATAAATGTCTGCAAGAGGACATGGACTGCCAGGTTATGGGAGCCGATCGACCCAAACTGACGGGCTGATCCGCCATGGGTTATACTCTGTAGGAAACGGCATAGAGTCACAACACTCTGAGCGTGGAGATAGCAAACTAGTGGCTCAGTCAGCTGAATTAGAAAGGCTTGTTAGTGACAACAAGAGACTAGCAACTGCTCATGTGGCCTTAAGGCAAGACTTAGCAGCCACTCAACAAGACATTCAAAAACTCAGGGCGCATATAGGAAGCATCCAGACAGAAAGTGACCTCCAGATTCGAATATTTTtggagaaaatgacaaaaatggaGGTTCATCTTCAGGATGGTGAGAGTGTGAAGAAGGAGCTACAGAAGGCGCACACTGAGGCTAGGGCTTTAGTCGTAACTAGACAGGAGCTGATCGATCAAGTTACAAAGGCTACCCAGGAATTGGAAAAGATCCGTGCTGATGTGAAAAATTTACCCATATTGCAAGTTGAACTTGATGGCTTGAGAAAGGAACACCAAAAGTTACGGTTAGTGAACAACATTTGGCTATAACCTTTTCTTAATTGTTTATTTAGAGGTGTTGATTTTGCCACAGTTACTTATGCACGAGTGAATTCAGGTTAGGTTTTACCTATAAATGTTTAAATCAAGGGAACGAATTAGTTTCAAATAAAACGAGTTAAAATTAGTCAAACTGGTCAAAAGTCACAGAAAGTGACACAGCCTCCTAATTA
This genomic window contains:
- the LOC122600245 gene encoding protein FLX-like 4, producing the protein MSARGHGLPGYGSRSTQTDGLIRHGLYSVGNGIESQHSERGDSKLVAQSAELERLVSDNKRLATAHVALRQDLAATQQDIQKLRAHIGSIQTESDLQIRIFLEKMTKMEVHLQDGESVKKELQKAHTEARALVVTRQELIDQVTKATQELEKIRADVKNLPILQVELDGLRKEHQKLRLTFEHEKGLNMEKVAQMEVLEKDLVGMAKEVERLRAEVLNAEKKATAPNVYGGPYMTQESYSRPLPPPPPPHMHTSVSGYVDGYGNHHHVQMGVGGGHPGVIVPGSNPQWRPPVMVPYGAPHPGPVGPGSNPQWGGQPYDHSYSRT